A section of the Etheostoma cragini isolate CJK2018 chromosome 12, CSU_Ecrag_1.0, whole genome shotgun sequence genome encodes:
- the LOC117954633 gene encoding LOW QUALITY PROTEIN: E3 ubiquitin/ISG15 ligase TRIM25-like (The sequence of the model RefSeq protein was modified relative to this genomic sequence to represent the inferred CDS: inserted 2 bases in 1 codon), producing MAQQGVQLDRETFSCSICLDLLKDPVAIPCGHSYCMNCIKEFWDGEDEKKIYSCPQCRETFTQRPVVVKNTMLAVIVEELKKTGLQAAPADHCYAGPEDVACDVCTGRKLKAVKSCLVCLVSYCDQHLYFHNDVAPFKKHKLVEPSKNLQENICSRHDEVMKMFCRTDQQCICYLCSVDEHKGHDTVSAAAERTERQKELEGSREDIQQRIQDREKDVKLLQWEVEAINLSADKVVGDSKKIFTELIRLMEKRSSDVEQMVRVQQKSEVSRVKELQEKLEQEITELKRKDAEMKKLSDIEDHNQFLHNYSSLSPLXVNLQTPPAKISVLCATLRM from the exons ATGGCGCAGCAAGGAGTTCAGCTGGACCGGGAAACTTTCTCTTGTTCGATCTGTCTGGATCTCCTGAAGGATCCGGTGGCTATTCCCTGTGGACACAGCTACTGCATGAACTGTATTAAAGAGTTCTGGGATGGAGAGGATGAGAAGAAAATCTACAGCTGTCCTCAGTGTAGGGAGACCTTCACACAGAGGCCTGTTGTTGTCAAAAACACCATGTTAGCAGTTATAGTGGAAGAGCTGAAGAAGACTGGACTCCAGGCTGCTCCTGCTGATCACTGCTATGCTGGACCTGAAGATGTGGCCTGTGATGTCTGCACTGGGAGAAAACTGAAAGCGGTCAAGTCCTGTCTGGTGTGTCTGGTCTCTTACTGTGATCAACACCTTTATTTCCATAATGATGTGGCTCCATTCAAGAAACACAAGCTGGTGGAGCCCTCCAAGAATCTCCAGGAGAACATCTGCTCTCGTCATGATGAGGTGATGAAGATGTTCTGCCGTACTGATCAGCAGTGTATCTGTTATCTCTGCTCTGTGGATGAACATAAAGGCCACGACACAGTCTCAGCTGCAGCAGAAAGGACTGAGAGGCAGAAAGAGCTCGAGGGGAGTCGAGAAGACATCCAGCAGAGAAtccaggacagagagaaagatgtgaAGCTGCTTCAATGGGAGGTGGAGGCCATCAATCTCTCTGCTGATAAAGTAGTGGGGGACAGCAAGAAGATCTTCACTGAGCTGATCCGTCTCATGGAGAAAAGAAGCTCTGATGTGGAGCAGATGGTCCGAGTTCAGCAGAAAAGTGAAGTGAGTCGAGTCAAAGAGCTTCAGGAGAAGCTGGAGCAGGAGATCACTGAGCTGAAGAGGAAAGACGCTGAGATGAAGAAGCTCTCAGACATAGAGGATCACAACCAGTTTCTCCACAACTACTCCTCACTGTCACCACT AGTGAATCTACAGACTCCCCCAGCAAAGATCTCCGTCCTCTGCGCTACTTTGAGGATGTGA